The following are encoded in a window of Candidatus Binatia bacterium genomic DNA:
- a CDS encoding iron ABC transporter permease, producing the protein MNGATVLTRVFERPVRAVRQDPNVTVMALVGVIIAYLSLSPTFMLFYGSFLSKPLGVPGEFTLQHYVRAYSDPVTYQLLVNSFIFAAGSSLLATFLASVVAWITVRTNAPLRRIFELTAVVPNIFPPLMLAVAWGALLSPRTGLINRALIQFLGLASAPFNIYSMAGMIFVEGLITAPLAFLIVSASLHSMDPSLEESARVAGSSNLQIARRITFPIIRPALLASATLNFVRAIESFETPAIIALPARIEVFTTKIYREAIGAFPPNQNVAATYAVSLLVITMVFVYLYRRLTSSSERYVTVTGRDYRPMIIDLGKWRYFASAIAALILVLIVVLPLLVLLYVSFVTYLHVPGEKTWDLLTLDHYRSNLTDGRTYRALQNSLFLAIGGATLCMLLASVTAYMTTKTKAAGRSLIEALTFIPWAFPGTALAIGLLWTYVYVPLPIYGTLWILLIGYITRFLPYGLRTMTSTVVQVHDDLPAASMTCGAGFWATFRRILLPLLRPGFIAGWIILATIYLREFSTSIFLYSPGSEPIGPLLYHFYVDGNLGPMCSLGVIVSVICLLLIVVARRIGKVGFEGR; encoded by the coding sequence ATGAACGGCGCGACTGTTTTGACGCGGGTTTTCGAGCGGCCCGTCCGCGCGGTGCGCCAGGATCCGAACGTGACGGTGATGGCGCTCGTCGGCGTGATCATCGCCTACCTCAGTCTCTCGCCGACCTTCATGCTCTTCTACGGCAGCTTTCTCAGCAAGCCGTTGGGCGTGCCGGGCGAATTTACCCTGCAGCACTACGTCAGGGCTTACAGCGATCCGGTCACGTATCAGTTGTTGGTCAACTCCTTTATTTTCGCCGCGGGCTCTTCCCTCCTGGCGACTTTTTTGGCGTCGGTCGTCGCGTGGATCACCGTGCGCACCAACGCGCCGCTTAGAAGAATCTTCGAGCTGACGGCCGTCGTTCCCAATATCTTTCCGCCCCTGATGCTGGCCGTCGCTTGGGGCGCGCTCCTCAGCCCGCGCACCGGACTGATCAACCGCGCCCTGATTCAGTTCCTGGGTTTGGCGAGCGCGCCGTTCAATATTTATTCCATGGCCGGCATGATTTTCGTCGAGGGGCTGATCACGGCGCCGCTGGCTTTTTTGATCGTTTCGGCGTCGCTGCATTCCATGGATCCGTCGCTCGAGGAATCGGCGCGCGTGGCCGGCTCCTCCAATCTGCAGATCGCACGGCGCATCACGTTTCCGATCATCCGGCCGGCGCTCCTGGCTTCGGCGACGCTCAATTTCGTGCGCGCGATCGAAAGCTTCGAGACCCCCGCCATCATCGCGCTGCCGGCGCGGATCGAGGTCTTCACGACGAAAATTTACCGCGAAGCGATCGGCGCTTTCCCGCCCAATCAGAACGTCGCGGCCACCTACGCCGTCTCCTTGCTCGTCATCACGATGGTCTTCGTCTATCTCTACCGCCGCTTGACGTCGAGCTCGGAGCGCTACGTCACCGTGACCGGTCGCGATTATCGTCCGATGATCATCGATCTGGGGAAGTGGCGCTACTTTGCATCGGCGATCGCCGCCCTGATCCTCGTCCTGATCGTCGTGCTCCCGCTCCTCGTATTGCTCTACGTCTCCTTCGTGACCTATTTGCACGTTCCGGGGGAGAAGACGTGGGATCTTTTGACGCTCGACCATTACCGCTCCAATCTGACCGACGGCCGGACGTACCGCGCGCTGCAAAACAGTCTTTTCCTGGCGATCGGAGGAGCGACGCTGTGCATGCTCTTGGCGTCCGTCACCGCCTACATGACGACGAAGACGAAAGCGGCGGGAAGATCGCTGATCGAAGCCTTGACGTTCATCCCGTGGGCTTTCCCCGGCACGGCGCTGGCGATCGGGCTACTCTGGACGTACGTGTACGTGCCGCTTCCGATTTACGGGACGCTGTGGATTTTGCTCATCGGATACATCACGCGCTTTCTGCCGTACGGGCTGCGCACGATGACCAGCACGGTGGTCCAGGTGCACGACGATCTGCCGGCGGCATCGATGACATGCGGCGCCGGATTCTGGGCGACGTTTCGCCGCATTCTGCTGCCGCTTTTGCGCCCCGGCTTTATCGCCGGCTGGATCATCCTGGCGACGATTTATCTGCGCGAGTTCAGCACTTCGATTTTCCTCTACTCGCCCGGCTCGGAGCCGATCGGGCCGCTGCTCTATCATTTCTACGTCGACGGAAATCTCGGACCGATGTGCTCGCTCGGCGTCATCGTCAGCGTGATCTGCCTGCTCCTGATCGTCGTGGCGCGGCGCATCGGCAAGGTGGGGTTCGAAGGAAGGTAA
- a CDS encoding NAD/NADP octopine/nopaline dehydrogenase family protein — MGIHTIAVIGAGNGGCAAAADLTLRGYEARLYSRSERTLEPIRERGGIELVEEGKKHFARPALATNRLDEAVAGAELIMIVAPAVAHEELAAGLGPLLRDGQIIFLNPGHTGGALHVAALLRRFDAPKKICETVTLTYICRSIGKAAVEVYRRTTNLLCAAFPGKHTYDVSGKIGPIYPAVIPAKNVLETGLANINAIMHPAGMIGNAGRIGGDFCFYSEGITPAIADVIEAVDRERLQVVEKLGLPARSFVEIFFQAGLTTERARSGGSVYEAIRDSAPNRTIKAPKSMDHRYLHEDVGYGLVPIAEIGRWAGVETPVIDSLITAASEMNRIDYRREGLTLEKMGLAGVKAETLPTLLHEGF, encoded by the coding sequence ATGGGCATTCACACCATTGCGGTTATCGGCGCGGGCAACGGTGGATGCGCCGCCGCGGCGGATCTCACGCTGCGCGGCTACGAGGCGCGGCTCTACTCGCGCTCGGAGCGCACGTTGGAACCGATTCGAGAACGCGGCGGTATCGAGCTGGTCGAGGAGGGGAAGAAACATTTCGCCCGGCCGGCGCTGGCAACCAACAGGCTGGATGAAGCGGTAGCAGGCGCCGAGCTGATCATGATCGTCGCGCCCGCCGTGGCGCACGAAGAGCTGGCAGCGGGACTCGGGCCGCTTTTGCGCGACGGGCAGATTATATTTCTCAATCCCGGCCACACGGGCGGCGCGCTGCACGTCGCCGCGCTTTTGCGCCGTTTCGATGCGCCGAAGAAAATTTGCGAGACCGTGACGTTGACTTATATCTGCCGGTCGATCGGAAAGGCCGCGGTCGAGGTTTACCGCCGCACGACGAATCTTCTCTGCGCCGCGTTCCCGGGAAAACATACTTATGACGTCTCAGGCAAGATCGGCCCCATCTATCCGGCCGTCATCCCGGCAAAAAACGTCCTGGAAACCGGTCTGGCGAACATCAATGCGATTATGCACCCCGCGGGCATGATCGGAAACGCCGGCCGGATCGGAGGAGACTTTTGCTTTTACAGCGAGGGCATTACGCCGGCGATTGCGGACGTCATCGAGGCGGTTGATCGAGAGCGGCTCCAGGTCGTGGAGAAGTTGGGATTGCCGGCCCGGAGCTTTGTGGAGATTTTTTTTCAGGCCGGGCTGACGACGGAACGCGCCCGCTCCGGCGGATCGGTTTACGAAGCGATTCGCGACAGCGCGCCGAACCGGACGATCAAAGCGCCAAAGAGCATGGATCACCGGTATCTTCACGAGGACGTCGGCTACGGCCTGGTGCCCATCGCCGAGATCGGCAGATGGGCCGGCGTCGAAACGCCGGTCATCGACAGCCTCATCACAGCCGCGTCGGAGATGAATCGGATCGACTATCGCCGCGAGGGGCTGACGCTGGAGAAGATGGGCTTGGCCGGGGTAAAGGCGGAGACTTTGCCGACGCTGCTTCATGAAGGATTTTGA
- a CDS encoding extracellular solute-binding protein, with amino-acid sequence MKLREDCATLVVGLLALVAFAATAHAQAPNVDAAKKEEKIVVYGAQVPQAMEPMHKAFEKKYGIKVEYWRGSSTQVAERALSEFRAGRPGYDVVEGNRGVQLIMKNEGLFTKYIPPSSEKFPAQFKEKDGLITAWRALPISILYNTDMVKPGDAPKTLDDLLSPKWTGKITMPDPTRHTTTAQFLWNLSKFKGDKWLDYVKALAKQQPILVESLAPVTTTIIKGEAPVGITYIKYVKQYKGPVGYVLMDKYLTDPNYMSLSAKTTRPNAARLYIEYVCSPEGQKAAADEGEFPMLPGIIPPIKDAEKVVPGLVFMDNPSEEEFKKLMGETFRQIFFGK; translated from the coding sequence ATGAAGTTACGTGAGGACTGCGCAACGCTCGTTGTCGGCCTGCTGGCTCTGGTTGCGTTTGCCGCGACGGCGCACGCGCAGGCGCCCAACGTCGATGCGGCCAAGAAGGAAGAAAAGATCGTCGTCTACGGCGCGCAGGTACCGCAGGCGATGGAGCCGATGCACAAAGCCTTCGAGAAAAAGTACGGCATCAAGGTCGAGTACTGGCGCGGCTCGTCCACCCAGGTCGCGGAGCGCGCGCTGAGCGAATTTCGCGCCGGGAGACCCGGTTACGATGTCGTCGAGGGAAACCGCGGTGTTCAGCTCATCATGAAAAACGAAGGACTGTTCACGAAATATATTCCGCCCTCGTCGGAAAAGTTTCCGGCTCAGTTCAAGGAAAAGGACGGTCTGATCACGGCGTGGCGCGCGCTGCCGATCAGCATTCTCTACAATACGGATATGGTAAAACCGGGCGACGCGCCGAAGACTCTCGACGATCTTCTTAGCCCCAAGTGGACCGGAAAGATAACCATGCCCGATCCCACGCGCCACACGACGACGGCGCAGTTTCTGTGGAATCTTTCCAAATTCAAGGGAGACAAATGGCTCGACTACGTAAAGGCCTTGGCGAAGCAGCAGCCGATACTGGTCGAATCTCTGGCGCCGGTCACGACGACGATCATCAAGGGCGAGGCGCCGGTCGGCATCACCTACATCAAGTACGTGAAGCAGTACAAGGGCCCGGTGGGCTACGTGCTGATGGATAAATATTTGACCGATCCGAACTATATGAGTCTCAGCGCGAAGACGACGAGACCCAATGCAGCCAGGCTCTACATCGAATACGTCTGCTCGCCCGAGGGACAAAAGGCCGCGGCCGACGAGGGGGAGTTTCCGATGCTTCCCGGCATCATTCCGCCGATCAAGGACGCCGAGAAGGTCGTGCCCGGTCTGGTTTTCATGGATAATCCGTCCGAAGAAGAATTCAAGAAACTGATGGGCGAAACTTTCCGGCAGATCTTTTTCGGGAAGTAA
- a CDS encoding Xaa-Pro peptidase family protein encodes MNAEIIDRQKQAMRSEGLDALVAISPENFVYTAGFVVPSQPLMRWRHAIAVATADGAVRMIVVDMEAATVRARAGLEDARAYREFVDDPMEALRELIASLGLERARLGVELEYMPARDFLTLKEKLPGATLVAADRIFNKLRQVKSRAEIDLLRGLSRITDRAIGETLKSARAGMTEMELAGGLLGRIFAAGAENFKLMIIASGERSQYPNVGPSERALKREDLIRMEIFGMKNGYHAGVCRTAVVERATAEQEKIWKNLIECKYRVMEMIKPGAPCREVYRRFLGHFSALGFEPISFVGHGIGLFLHEEPYLGRYGDEILEEGMVVAIEPLAYIPGRMGLQNKDMLLVTEDGCELLSNETATDELLRVG; translated from the coding sequence ATGAACGCTGAGATCATCGACAGGCAGAAGCAGGCGATGCGTTCCGAGGGATTGGATGCGCTCGTCGCGATCTCGCCGGAAAATTTCGTTTACACGGCGGGATTCGTGGTGCCGTCCCAGCCCTTGATGCGCTGGCGGCACGCGATCGCTGTCGCGACCGCGGACGGCGCGGTACGAATGATCGTGGTCGATATGGAAGCCGCCACCGTCCGGGCGCGCGCGGGCCTCGAAGATGCGCGGGCGTATCGCGAGTTTGTCGATGATCCCATGGAAGCGCTCCGGGAGTTGATCGCGTCTTTGGGATTGGAGCGGGCGAGGTTGGGGGTCGAACTGGAGTATATGCCCGCGCGGGATTTCTTGACGCTTAAAGAAAAGCTTCCCGGCGCGACTCTCGTCGCCGCGGACCGGATTTTTAACAAGCTCAGGCAGGTCAAGAGCCGCGCCGAGATCGATCTGCTGCGCGGGCTCAGCCGGATCACGGATCGCGCGATCGGAGAGACTCTGAAGAGCGCCCGCGCCGGCATGACCGAGATGGAGCTTGCGGGCGGCCTGCTCGGCAGGATCTTTGCGGCCGGCGCCGAAAATTTCAAGCTCATGATCATCGCCTCCGGTGAGCGCAGCCAGTATCCCAACGTGGGACCGAGCGAGCGGGCGCTCAAGCGCGAAGATCTCATCCGCATGGAGATCTTCGGCATGAAGAACGGCTACCACGCGGGCGTCTGCCGCACCGCGGTCGTGGAGAGGGCGACGGCCGAGCAAGAGAAGATCTGGAAGAATCTGATCGAATGCAAATACCGCGTCATGGAGATGATCAAGCCCGGCGCGCCTTGCCGGGAAGTCTACCGGCGCTTCCTCGGGCATTTCAGCGCCCTTGGATTCGAGCCGATCAGCTTCGTCGGTCACGGCATCGGGCTGTTTCTTCATGAAGAACCTTACCTCGGACGCTATGGCGACGAGATACTCGAGGAAGGAATGGTGGTTGCCATCGAGCCGCTGGCATACATTCCAGGGCGGATGGGCCTGCAGAATAAAGACATGCTTCTGGTGACCGAAGACGGCTGCGAGCTGCTCTCCAACGAGACGGCGACGGACGAGCTTTTACGGGTCGGCTGA
- a CDS encoding AAA family ATPase yields the protein MAVKEKLKKIREDLKQMFLERGDLIDGALCALLSSQHVLIIGPPGTAKSMLADELCRRIDGANYFQWLLTRFSTPEEIFGAVSLKALEQDDYRRVTSRKLPEAHIAFLDEIFKANSSILNAILTLINERLFHNGKEVVSVPLLTLFGASNELPEDDELMALYDRFLLRFVVSYIAEDFRFLRMLEAASPAERTGIGLQELREMQAATRSVAIPAFIYRTVTDIRRELKKKNLEASDRRYRQSLSLLQAHAYLAGRQAVDESDLYFLEHVLWRDPQEQNEVRNTIRELLLGYEEEVKELLYESREVRDAALRPWETSDDRARALIEVHTKLKNILAKVEQIMDKAKKLGRPVERVGAIKDEIEGIQKQMLEEF from the coding sequence ATGGCGGTCAAAGAAAAACTTAAAAAGATCCGCGAAGACCTGAAGCAGATGTTTCTCGAACGCGGCGATCTGATCGACGGCGCGCTTTGCGCCCTACTCTCCTCGCAGCACGTCTTGATCATCGGCCCGCCGGGCACGGCCAAATCGATGCTCGCCGACGAGCTCTGCCGGCGCATCGATGGCGCCAACTACTTTCAGTGGCTTCTCACTCGCTTCTCGACGCCCGAAGAAATTTTCGGCGCTGTGAGCCTGAAGGCCCTGGAGCAGGACGATTACCGCAGGGTCACTTCGCGCAAGCTTCCCGAAGCGCACATCGCTTTTCTCGACGAGATCTTCAAAGCGAACTCGTCGATCCTGAACGCGATTCTCACGCTGATCAACGAGCGGCTGTTTCACAACGGCAAAGAGGTGGTCTCCGTCCCTCTGCTCACGCTCTTCGGCGCCAGCAACGAACTGCCCGAGGACGACGAGCTGATGGCGCTCTACGACCGCTTCCTGCTCCGTTTTGTCGTGAGCTACATCGCGGAGGATTTTCGTTTCCTCCGCATGCTCGAGGCCGCGTCCCCCGCGGAACGCACCGGCATCGGCCTGCAAGAGCTTCGCGAAATGCAGGCCGCAACTCGATCGGTCGCCATCCCCGCCTTTATCTACCGGACGGTCACCGACATCCGCCGCGAGCTGAAGAAGAAAAATCTCGAAGCCTCCGACCGGCGCTATCGGCAATCTTTGAGCCTGCTCCAGGCGCACGCCTACCTCGCCGGCCGGCAAGCGGTCGATGAGAGCGATCTCTATTTTCTCGAACACGTCCTCTGGCGCGATCCGCAGGAACAAAACGAGGTCCGCAATACGATTCGCGAGCTGTTGCTCGGCTACGAAGAGGAAGTCAAGGAATTGCTTTACGAGTCGCGCGAGGTTCGCGACGCCGCGCTGCGACCGTGGGAGACCAGCGACGACCGCGCACGGGCGCTGATCGAGGTCCATACGAAGCTCAAGAACATCCTCGCCAAGGTCGAGCAGATCATGGACAAGGCTAAAAAACTTGGCCGGCCGGTCGAGCGCGTCGGCGCGATCAAAGACGAGATCGAGGGAATTCAAAAGCAGATGTTGGAGGAGTTCTGA
- a CDS encoding VOC family protein, with protein MLLGIDHIVIAVPDLEAATDNYRQLGFTVVPGGRHPVGTYNSLIAFADGSYIELISFYRNNPDHRWWDALQKGGGLVDYCMQTDDLIGDTAKLRKAGVKIEDPVPWSRTRPDGYQLKWLLSLARDEHRGVAPFLIQDVTPREERVPREVKHKNGALGIAAVAVVVQELAPAQHWFEAVLGGKGKTIERDIAALRAGFAIGPHRVEFLTPAAETSALNDWLQTRGPSPIFASLRNKNGAALLDASLTCGAALLFE; from the coding sequence ATGCTCCTCGGCATCGATCACATCGTGATTGCCGTTCCCGATCTGGAGGCGGCGACGGATAACTACCGGCAGCTCGGCTTCACGGTGGTTCCCGGCGGACGCCATCCCGTCGGCACGTACAACAGCCTGATCGCTTTTGCCGACGGCTCATATATCGAGTTGATTTCCTTCTACAGAAACAATCCGGACCATCGTTGGTGGGACGCATTGCAAAAGGGAGGCGGGCTGGTCGACTACTGTATGCAAACCGACGATCTCATCGGAGACACGGCGAAGCTACGCAAAGCCGGCGTCAAGATCGAAGATCCCGTCCCCTGGTCGCGCACTCGGCCGGACGGCTACCAGCTCAAATGGTTGCTTTCGCTTGCGCGCGACGAGCATCGCGGAGTAGCACCGTTTTTAATCCAGGATGTGACGCCGCGGGAGGAGCGCGTGCCGCGCGAGGTGAAGCACAAGAACGGCGCCTTGGGAATCGCGGCCGTAGCTGTGGTGGTGCAGGAACTTGCGCCGGCGCAGCACTGGTTCGAAGCCGTGCTCGGCGGCAAGGGAAAAACCATCGAGCGGGATATCGCTGCGCTCAGGGCTGGCTTCGCGATCGGGCCTCACCGCGTGGAGTTTCTCACGCCCGCGGCCGAAACCAGCGCGCTCAACGACTGGCTTCAGACCCGCGGCCCTTCGCCTATATTTGCCTCGCTGCGCAATAAAAATGGCGCCGCCCTACTCGATGCTAGCCTAACTTGCGGCGCGGCGCTCCTGTTTGAATGA
- a CDS encoding enolase C-terminal domain-like protein, whose product MKISRIETIPIKLPTRRIHQWSSLTTPIGVYVILKIITDEGLTGLGEAPALKDWGGDHMKYYGETPGTTAHVVNDILAPALIGKNPCDIGATHGVMDLAIKGYPYAKAAIDMALYDLAGKALRAPAYQLLGGCYRKRIPVAHSIGLMAIEKAVEEAIQVKAEGIKTVKLKGGQEPRRDVELVEQVRKALGAEIQIVVDANQGYATPKIAVRTIEAMEEYAILYMEQPVEGIDAMAAVARRVDTPIMADESAWTPQDVLEIVRKKAADAISLYTTKPGGLFKAQKVAAVAEAAGLQCNVNGSVETGVGNAANLHLAASTAVASLACVVPVSTPRGKGRNGIAGIYYTDDVITEPFEYHDGFIVISDKPGLGIDLDEEKLARYRID is encoded by the coding sequence ATGAAGATCAGCCGGATAGAGACAATCCCGATCAAACTGCCGACGCGGAGGATCCACCAGTGGTCGAGTCTCACGACGCCGATCGGCGTCTACGTGATCCTTAAAATCATTACGGACGAAGGTTTAACCGGCCTCGGCGAGGCGCCCGCGCTGAAGGATTGGGGCGGCGATCACATGAAGTACTACGGCGAAACGCCCGGGACGACCGCTCACGTCGTCAACGATATTCTCGCGCCCGCGCTGATCGGGAAAAATCCCTGCGACATCGGCGCGACGCACGGCGTGATGGATCTGGCCATCAAAGGTTACCCTTACGCGAAGGCTGCGATCGACATGGCGCTTTACGATCTCGCCGGCAAGGCGCTGCGGGCGCCGGCGTACCAACTTCTCGGCGGCTGCTATCGCAAGCGTATTCCGGTCGCGCACAGCATCGGTCTCATGGCGATCGAAAAAGCGGTCGAAGAAGCGATCCAGGTGAAAGCGGAAGGAATCAAAACCGTCAAGCTCAAAGGCGGGCAGGAGCCGCGACGGGACGTCGAATTGGTCGAACAGGTAAGAAAGGCGCTCGGCGCGGAGATCCAGATCGTGGTCGATGCGAATCAAGGCTACGCGACGCCGAAAATCGCCGTGCGGACCATCGAGGCGATGGAGGAATACGCGATCCTGTATATGGAGCAGCCGGTGGAGGGAATCGACGCGATGGCCGCGGTCGCCCGGAGAGTCGATACTCCGATCATGGCGGACGAGAGCGCGTGGACTCCGCAGGACGTTCTGGAGATCGTTCGCAAAAAAGCCGCGGACGCGATCTCGCTTTACACCACCAAGCCGGGCGGTCTATTCAAGGCCCAGAAGGTCGCGGCAGTGGCGGAAGCGGCCGGCCTACAGTGCAATGTCAACGGCTCGGTCGAGACCGGCGTGGGAAACGCCGCCAATCTTCATCTTGCCGCTTCCACGGCCGTGGCGTCGCTCGCCTGCGTCGTGCCGGTTTCAACCCCTCGAGGCAAGGGAAGGAATGGCATCGCCGGTATTTATTATACCGACGACGTCATTACGGAGCCTTTCGAGTACCACGACGGTTTCATCGTCATCTCCGACAAGCCCGGCCTGGGGATCGATCTGGACGAGGAGAAGTTGGCGCGCTATCGCATCGACTGA
- a CDS encoding LLM class flavin-dependent oxidoreductase yields MRVGLCFDGFYSINEMVELARAADNNGMHSIWMSDHLCFRDSLTSAMAFLAATKKITVVPAPLSPYSRHPIITAMALSTMDEFAPGRVWATAGTGNAAALDEAGMKVTRPLKTMREYMDVLRRFLTGETVEFHGETLSVNGARMGFKPSSSVPIYMTAVKTGMLRLAGEIGDGVLLSAGCAPGYIARCAGEIKTGAARAGSPPQHREVAGFITTSVSSDPREAIDASKSFLAYIFRNKHHAENIRTGGGQVDQEGLAAAVGRRDWEEAKRFISDEVVHAHSISGTAAECRKRIEEFVKSGLDLPILLPMGTQEARKRVVDLAGLL; encoded by the coding sequence ATGCGGGTAGGACTATGTTTCGACGGCTTCTATTCGATCAACGAGATGGTCGAGCTCGCCCGGGCCGCTGACAATAACGGAATGCATTCGATCTGGATGTCGGACCATCTCTGCTTTCGCGATTCGCTCACCTCGGCCATGGCCTTTCTCGCCGCCACTAAGAAAATAACGGTCGTTCCCGCGCCGCTCAGCCCCTATTCGCGCCATCCGATCATCACCGCAATGGCGCTCTCGACGATGGACGAATTCGCCCCCGGAAGAGTGTGGGCGACCGCCGGGACGGGAAACGCCGCGGCGCTGGACGAAGCGGGCATGAAGGTCACGCGGCCGCTAAAGACGATGCGCGAGTACATGGACGTTCTGCGGCGATTCCTCACCGGCGAGACGGTGGAGTTTCACGGTGAGACGCTTAGCGTCAACGGCGCCAGGATGGGCTTCAAGCCGTCTTCCTCGGTCCCGATCTATATGACGGCGGTAAAAACCGGAATGCTGCGCCTGGCCGGAGAAATCGGCGACGGCGTCCTGCTGTCCGCCGGCTGCGCGCCGGGGTACATCGCTCGATGCGCCGGGGAGATCAAAACCGGCGCTGCACGCGCCGGAAGCCCGCCGCAGCACAGGGAGGTCGCGGGCTTTATCACGACATCGGTGTCTTCGGATCCCCGGGAAGCGATCGACGCCAGCAAAAGTTTTTTAGCCTACATCTTCCGCAACAAACACCACGCGGAAAACATCCGTACGGGCGGGGGCCAGGTCGATCAAGAAGGATTGGCTGCGGCGGTCGGGCGGCGCGACTGGGAAGAAGCGAAGCGGTTCATCAGCGATGAAGTCGTCCACGCGCACTCGATTTCCGGCACGGCGGCCGAATGCCGCAAGCGCATCGAAGAGTTTGTGAAAAGCGGCCTCGATCTTCCCATACTCCTCCCGATGGGGACCCAGGAAGCGAGGAAGCGGGTTGTTGATCTGGCCGGTCTCCTATAA
- a CDS encoding M20/M25/M40 family metallo-hydrolase: protein MDAQTVKKLVEKNLHYEEVKRILVKLVQTPSPQTELLEAEPQVLALIRDVIKPELERSGLKPVIDEKGNLIVSLKGRSQGKRLLLVGYAMCAAPSTMKEPYSGALVDGGRYQLAGECVWGRGACEQKGSLAAMMAMVKLLGECRAELPADLFFVVSTAGETGRHDSLAHVMARGNVKADWAIVDGPPEIQLGNKGRVDIQVVVRGKQAHSSRPWDGVNAIEGAVKVLEKLRPLMPYPSERTHPELGKVSLTTTAIESFPKATHTIQSECRIIFDRRLLPGDDPDEAIQQIKTAIGAVEPFAVEVHRKDFMYPSEVAKDAECVLALTQAIQVTLGRDANYSYSTAANDTGFLNAKGMQAVNYGSRYIRFQHTDHDLVPVQSVFEAAKVLAFAALHR from the coding sequence ATGGATGCGCAGACGGTAAAAAAACTCGTCGAAAAGAATCTTCACTACGAGGAAGTAAAGCGGATCCTCGTCAAGCTCGTGCAGACTCCGAGCCCGCAGACGGAGCTGCTGGAGGCCGAGCCGCAGGTGCTCGCGCTGATCCGGGACGTCATCAAGCCCGAACTGGAGCGCTCCGGTCTCAAGCCGGTGATCGACGAAAAAGGCAACCTGATCGTATCCTTGAAAGGGAGAAGCCAGGGAAAACGGCTGTTGCTGGTCGGTTACGCTATGTGCGCCGCGCCGAGCACGATGAAGGAGCCTTACTCGGGCGCTCTGGTCGACGGCGGCCGGTACCAACTGGCCGGCGAATGCGTCTGGGGAAGGGGCGCTTGCGAACAAAAAGGAAGCCTCGCGGCGATGATGGCCATGGTGAAGCTGCTCGGCGAATGCAGAGCGGAGCTGCCCGCGGATTTATTTTTCGTGGTGAGCACGGCAGGGGAGACGGGCCGGCACGATTCGCTGGCTCACGTGATGGCGCGCGGCAACGTCAAGGCGGACTGGGCGATCGTCGACGGGCCGCCGGAAATTCAGCTCGGCAACAAAGGCCGGGTCGATATCCAGGTCGTCGTCCGCGGCAAGCAGGCGCACAGCAGCCGGCCGTGGGACGGCGTCAACGCGATCGAAGGCGCGGTGAAAGTTTTAGAGAAGCTAAGGCCCTTGATGCCTTATCCCTCCGAGCGGACACATCCGGAGTTGGGCAAAGTAAGTTTAACGACCACCGCGATCGAAAGTTTCCCTAAAGCCACGCATACGATCCAGAGCGAGTGCAGAATTATATTCGACCGCCGGCTCTTGCCCGGCGACGACCCGGACGAAGCCATTCAGCAGATCAAAACGGCGATCGGGGCCGTGGAGCCGTTTGCGGTCGAGGTCCACAGAAAAGACTTCATGTATCCCAGCGAAGTGGCGAAAGACGCCGAGTGCGTCCTCGCTTTGACCCAGGCGATCCAGGTTACGCTAGGTCGGGACGCCAACTACAGTTACTCGACCGCCGCCAACGACACCGGCTTTCTCAACGCCAAAGGAATGCAGGCGGTCAATTACGGTTCGCGATATATCCGCTTTCAACACACCGACCACGACCTGGTACCGGTTCAGAGTGTTTTCGAAGCGGCCAAAGTGCTCGCCTTCGCCGCGCTCCATCGCTAG